CGAGTACGTCGTCACCCAGTGGGCGATCTGGCGCGCCGGCGGGATCGCGGTCCCGCTATGTCCCGACCATCCCGCGCGCGAGATCGAATACGTGATCGACGATGCGGACTGCGCCGCGCTCATCGGGGCCGGAGAGACGGGACGTCGGGTCGAGGGCCCGGCGCGGGAGCGCGGCATCCCATTTCACGACGCCGGCGATGCGAAAGCGGGCTCCTCGGCGTCCGACGTGCCCGACCCGGACCCGCTGCCCTCGATCGGGGCGGATCGACCCGCGATGATCCTCTACACGAGCGGCACGACGGGACGCCCCAAGGGCGTCGTGACGACGCACGCCCAGATCGAGGCGCACATCCGGTCGCTGCTCGACGCGTGGAGATGGGAGCGCGACGACCGCATCCTCCACGTCCTTCCCCTTCACCACACGCACGGCGTGGTCAACGCGCTCTGCTGTCCGCTCTCCGCGGGAGCCGCGGTAGAGTTCGGCGGGTCGTTCGAGCCGTCGGTCACGTGGGAGCGACTCGCCTCGGGCGACATCAGCGTGTTCATGGCCGTGCCGACGATCTACGCGAAGCTCCTGCGCGCCTGGGATGCCGCCGAAGGCTCCACCCGTCGGCGATGGTCGCGGGGCGTGGGCGCCCTCCGGCTGATGGTGTCGGGTTCGGCCGCTCTCCCCGTGCGCGCGTTCGAGCGCTGGGAGGAGATCACGGGGCACCGCCTCCTCGAGCGCTACGGCATGACGGAGATTGGCATGGGGCTCTCGAATCCGTACGACGGCGAGCGGCGGCCGGGCACCGTGGGCCAGCCGCTCCCCGGCGTCGGCCTGCGTCTCGTGCGCGCGGCCACGGGGCGCGTGCTCGCGGACGGCATGGAAGTCGTCGCGCCGGGAGAGTCGGGCGAGATCCGGATCCGCGGCCC
The sequence above is a segment of the Candidatus Palauibacter australiensis genome. Coding sequences within it:
- a CDS encoding AMP-binding protein; this encodes MTGPALFRPPPEWSDRVAVLADGASRTYGELAAQSRLWARHLLDGAGAADLDGARVGFLMAPGFEYVVTQWAIWRAGGIAVPLCPDHPAREIEYVIDDADCAALIGAGETGRRVEGPARERGIPFHDAGDAKAGSSASDVPDPDPLPSIGADRPAMILYTSGTTGRPKGVVTTHAQIEAHIRSLLDAWRWERDDRILHVLPLHHTHGVVNALCCPLSAGAAVEFGGSFEPSVTWERLASGDISVFMAVPTIYAKLLRAWDAAEGSTRRRWSRGVGALRLMVSGSAALPVRAFERWEEITGHRLLERYGMTEIGMGLSNPYDGERRPGTVGQPLPGVGLRLVRAATGRVLADGMEVVAPGESGEIRIRGPMVFSEYWRRPEETAAAFADGWFLTGDEAVLEDGYYRLLGRRSVDILKSGGYKISAVEIEELLRTHRHVRDCAVVGIPDEEWGERVAAAVVPEPDAAPGPDSLPERLDPWVRERLARYKVPRAWLCVADLPRNAMGKVRKPAVQALFDAPAESS